From the Primulina tabacum isolate GXHZ01 chromosome 3, ASM2559414v2, whole genome shotgun sequence genome, one window contains:
- the LOC142540278 gene encoding uncharacterized protein LOC142540278 isoform X2, with protein sequence MEVAANENPENLAVSANHDAEQQYNHSVSDLSNHVGIESHQFSVEEVICTLETSASTGRFWQDWKKLKNILSYYLKQILSEYPEAKMTMDQQFTSLGETFQVLVKRLDDAIRSFDEGPPFTLQRLCEILLSARSIYPRLTKLTLALEKNLLVASMLTIYADGCPPSTEQISNGAPTDSAENGVEHTEEDKDEIMTEVEEAEVNEDMTIDMESNEEETFKSSEAANPTRATDL encoded by the exons ATGGAGGTGGCAGCAAATGAGAACCCAGAGAACTTGGCTGTTTCAGCCAATCATGATGCAGAACAGCAATACAACCATTCTGTCTCCGACTTGTCGAATCACGT AGGCATAGAATCCCATCAATTTTCGGTGGAAGAAGTAATATGTACATTAGAAACAAGTGCATCCACTGGGAGGTTTTG GCAAGATTGGAAAAAGTTAAAGAATATTCTATCTTACTATCTTAAACAG atccTTTCAGAATATCCAGAGGCAAAGATGACTATGGACCAACAGTTTACCTCATTAGGAGAAACCTTCCAGGTGTTGGTGAAAAGGTTGGACGATG CTATTCGAAGCTTTGATGAAGGTCCTCCTTTTACTTTGCAAAGGCTTTGTGAG ATCCTATTGTCTGCAAGAAGTATATATCCCAGGCTCACGAAGCTCACATTGGCTTTAGAAAAG aATTTGTTGGTCGCATCTATGTTGACAATCTATGCTGATGGTTGTCCGCCTTCGACCGAACAAATTTCAAATGGAGCTCCAACAGATTCGGCTGAAAATGGAGTAGAACACACTGAAGAAGACAAAGATGAAATAATGACGGAGGTAGAGGAAGCAGAGGTTAATGAAGATATGACAATAGACATGGAAAGCAATGAAGAAGAAACTTTCAAATCATCAGAAGCCGCCAATCCTACTCGAGCCACTGACTTGTAG
- the LOC142540275 gene encoding WEB family protein At3g02930, chloroplastic-like isoform X1, with translation MSSKSKSTLSETPNGKASLPPTRISRSTSKGVSKSAADSVSPLQSARLSVDRSPRSVTSKPTIERRPAKPGVGGNPPDKKTSRVLKPPELQSELNLAQEDLKKANETLGLLEKEKQKFLDELKEAHKLADEANGKLREALLAQKLAEENSEIEKFRAVEMEQAGIEATQQKEDEWYKELEAIKNQHALDVAALLSATEDLHKVKKEFDMACDAKNKALGHAEDATKIAEIHADKVEALSAELVHLKSLLDSKLKMEDNENDKFMTELSLEVDSLRQELKKAKIFEEKLEEKEAALEHLSVDLEAAKMAESYAHNLVEELHYRVEELSAQAEQAKRLERSASESLESVMKQLEVSTDSLHDSQSEISSLKEKVGLMEISIRRQKVDLEESERRLGLVKEESSVMTKKVESIQFEIEALKEEKIQALSNEKLAADSVQTLLEEKNKLINELENSRDEEQKTKKALESMASALHEVSAEARNAKETLLSVEVERENYETQIEHLKLALKATNEKCESILSDAKREIDILENALKQSKSDHQKLTAEWEQKELHLMNSVKKSVEDNSTMEGEINRLVNLLKMVEVEVCGVKEEEERWKGTFKEAESEIISLKDVLGQTKVESMRLKEVLMERENEIQNILQENEELRNREAASLIKAEELSKLLEEALTKKKILENGELTDSEKDYDMLPKVVEFFEQNGTGNVKKPNKNSNDEASVTDKLNEKHMEIDMSEEVDIKMWESCKIDEKDLSPEGETEHEAFEDERYSKADEFDQVNGLSSLTENLDNGGSSPSKQQNQKKKKPLFQKFGGLLKKKSPSSHK, from the exons ATGTCTTCCAAATCCAA ATCTACGTTATCAGAAACTCCAAACGGTAAGGCATCACTACCTCCCACTCGGATCAGCAGGTCAACAAGCAAAGGAGTGTCTAAATCTGCTGCTGATTCGGTGTCTCCCCTACAGAGTGCTCGCCTTTCAGTTGATCGGTCTCCAAGATCTGTTACATCCAAGCCTACAATAGAACGGCGGCCTGCCAAGCCTGGTGTTGGTGGTAATCCCCCTGAT AAGAAGACAAGTAGGGTGTTGAAGCCACCAGAACTTCAATCAGAATTAAACCTAGCTCAGGAGGATCTTAAGAAGGCCAATGAGACTTTAGGTTTACTCGAGAAAGAAAAGCAAAAGTTTCTCGATGAATTGAAAGAAGCCCATAAATTGGCCGATGAAGCGAATGGAAAGCTTAGGGAAGCTTTGTTGGCTCAAAAGCTAGCGGAAGAAAATTCTGAGATCGAAAAGTTTCGAGCAGTTGAGATGGAGCAGGCAGGTATCGAAGCGACTCAGCAGAAGGAAGATGAATGGTATAAAGAGCTTGAAGCTATTAAAAACCAGCATGCCTTGGATGTGGCTGCCCTTCTATCTGCAACTGAAGATCTTCATAAAGTGAAGAAAGAATTCGATATGGCATGTGACGCAAAAAACAAGGCACTTGGGCATGCTGAAGATGCAACAAAAATAGCAGAGATTCATGCCGATAAAGTTGAAGCTCTTTCAGCTGAGTTGGTCCACTTGAAATCTTTGCTCGATTCAAAGCTCAAAATGGAGGACAACGAGAATGATAAATTCATGACAGAATTGAGTCTGGAGGTAGATTCTCTGAGACAAGAACTCAAGAAGGCGAAAATCTTTGAGGAGAAATTGGAAGAAAAGGAGGCTGCCTTAGAGCATCTTAGTGTTGATCTGGAGGCTGCAAAAATGGCTGAATCTTACGCGCATAATTTGGTGGAGGAGTTGCACTACAGAGTTGAGGAATTATCTGCTCAGGCAGAGCAAGCAAAGAGATTGGAGAGATCTGCCTCGGAATCTCTGGAATCTGTCATGAAACAACTTGAAGTAAGCACTGATTCTCTGCATGATTCTCAGTCTGAAATCTCGTCACTTAAAGAGAAGGTGGGCTTGATGGAAATCTCTATTAGAAGGCAGAAAGTTGATCTTGAAGAATCAGAACGTCGGCTTGGACTGGTTAAAGAAGAATCTTCAGTGATGACAAAGAAGGTTGAATCTATACAATTTGAGATTGAAGCTTTAAAAGAAGAGAAAATCCAGGCCTTGAGCAATGAGAAACTCGCAGCTGATAGTGTCCAAACTCTATTGGAAGAAAAAAACAAGCTGATAAATGAGTTGGAGAATTCCAGAGACGAAGAACAGAAAACCAAGAAGGCATTGGAAAGTATGGCATCCGCTTTACATGAAGTTTCTGCAGAAGCTAGAAATGCCAAAGAAACACTGTTGTCTGTTGAAGTCGAGCGTGAAAACTATGAAACTCAGATAGAACATCTAAAGCTTGCCCTTAAAGCAACAAATGAGAAGTGTGAAAGCATTCTAAGTGATGCCAAACGAGAGATTGATATTCTCGAAAATGCTCTCAAACAATCCAAGAGTGATCACCAGAAATTAACCGCTGAGTGGGAGCAGAAGGAGCTTCATTTGATGAACAGTGTGAAGAAATCTGTAGAAGACAACTCTACAATGGAAGGTGAAATAAACAGGCTAGTTAACTTGCTAAAAATGGTAGAGGTAGAAGTTTGTGGGGTAAAGGAGGAAGAAGAGCGTTGGAAAGGTACCTTCAAGGAAGCTGAATCCGAGATAATTTCCCTGAAGGATGTCCTTGGTCAGACAAAGGTTGAGAGCATGAGATTGAAAGAGGTTTTGATGGAGAGGGAAAATGAAATACAGAATATTCTCCAGGAGAATGAGGAACTACGAAATAGAGAAGCTGCTTCACTGATAAAGGCTGAGGAGTTATCTAAGTTGCTTGAAGAAGCTTTGACCAAGAAGAAAATCTTGGAAAATGGTGAGCTGACAGATAGCGAAAAAGATTATGACATGCTTCCGAAAGTAGTGGAATTTTTTGAACAAAATGGCACAGGAAATGTGAAGAAGCCAAATAAGAATTCAAACGATGAAGCTTCTGTCACGGATAAATTGAACGAGAAACACATGGAAATTGACATGTCTGAAGAAGTCGATATTAAGATGTGGGAAAGCTGCAAGATTGATGAAAAAGACCTTTCTCCCGAGGGAGAAACAGAGCATGAAGCCTTTGAGGATGAACGGTACTCAAAAGCTGATGAGTTTGATCAGGTCAATGGTCTATCCTCTTTGACAGAAAACCTTGACAATGGCGGAAGCTCGCCGTCAAAACAGCAGAATCAAAAGAAGAAGAAGCCGTTGTTTCAAAAGTTTGGAGGTCTACTGAAGAAGAAGAGCCCTTCCAGCCACAAGTAA
- the LOC142540277 gene encoding TOM1-like protein 1: MSDNLMDKVNAFGERLKIGGNDLGLKLSAGMSSVGSKMKELFQGPNQADKLVEEATAETLEGPDWATNLELCDMINHDRINSIELIRGIKKRIMLKISMVQYLALVLLETIVKNCEKAFSEVATERVLDEMVKLIDDPQTVVNNRNKALTLIESWGESSNELRYLPVYEETYKSLKSRGLRFPGRDDESLAPIFTPPRSVSASESDAALSQHRDVNPARSFSAEQTKEAFDVARNSIELLGTVLSSSPQEDALQDDLTITLLRQCRESQYTIQSIIESAGDNEALLFEALNVNDEIQKVLSKYEDMKKPLVVPQEPEPAMIPVAVEPDDSPHVGGGKEEALVRKSSGIRSAGSHGGGNNDEMMNDLDEMIFGKKSGGTSETAQDTKRKQTPKDDLITF, encoded by the exons ATGAGCGACAATTTGATGGACAAAGTCAACGCCTTTGGCGAGCGCTTGAAGATTGGAGGCAACGATTTGGGGCTGAAGCTTAGTGCTGGAATGAGCTCTGTGGGTTCCAAGATGAAGGAATTATTCCAAGGCCCAAACCAGGCAGACAAGCTTGTGGAGGAAGCCACAGCCGAAACCTTGGAAGGGCCTGATTGGGCCACGAATCTTGAACTTTGCGACATGATCAACCACGACAGGATTAacagtattgaattgatacgTGGAATAAAGAAAAGAATCATGTTAAAAATCTCTATGGTTCAGTATTTGGCTCTGGTGTTGCTTGAAACTATTGTAAAGAATTGCGAGAAAGCCTTCTCCGAGGTCGCAACTGAGAGGGTTCTGGATGAGATGGTGAAGTTAATTGATGACCCTCAAACTGTGGTTAATAACAGGAACAAGGCCCTTACACTGATTGAGTCATGGGGGGAATCCTCAAATGAGCTTCGCTACTTGCCTGTTTATGAAGAGACGTACAAG AGTTTGAAATCAAGAGGATTACGTTTTCCTGGTCGCGATGATGAGAGCCTGGCTCCTATATTTACTCCTCCGAGATCCGTGTCGGCTTCAGAATCAGATGCTGCTCTGTCACAACACCGCGATGTTAACCCTGCGCGAAGCTTTTCAGCCGAGCAAACAAAGGAAGCCTTTGATGTAGCTAGGAATAGTATAGAGTTGCTAGGCACTGTCTTATCCTCTTCACCACAAGAAGATGCTCTGCAG GATGATTTGACCATCACACTTTTACGCCAGTGTCGCGAGTCACAATACACTATTCAGAGCATCATAGAGTCAGCCGGGGATAACGAGGCCCTcctttttgaagcactgaacgTGAATGATGAGATTCAAAAAGTTCTATCCAAGTATGAGGACATGAAAAAACCTTTGGTGGTTCCACAGGAGCCCGAACCTGCTATGATACCTGTTGCTGTAGAGCCCGACGATTCACCCCATGTGGGAGGCGGCAAAGAAGAAGCCTTGGTCCGAAAATCATCCGGGATACGGTCAGCTGGAAGCCATGGAGGAGGGAACAACGATGAAATGATGAATGATCTGGATGAGATGATATTTGGTAAGAAATCTGGCGGCACATCAGAAACAGCGCAGGATACAAAGAGAAAGCAGACGCCGAAAGATGATTTGATTACCTTTTGA
- the LOC142540275 gene encoding WEB family protein At3g02930, chloroplastic-like isoform X2, producing MSSKSKSTLSETPNGKASLPPTRISRSTSKGVSKSAADSVSPLQSARLSVDRSPRSVTSKPTIERRPAKPGVGGNPPDKTSRVLKPPELQSELNLAQEDLKKANETLGLLEKEKQKFLDELKEAHKLADEANGKLREALLAQKLAEENSEIEKFRAVEMEQAGIEATQQKEDEWYKELEAIKNQHALDVAALLSATEDLHKVKKEFDMACDAKNKALGHAEDATKIAEIHADKVEALSAELVHLKSLLDSKLKMEDNENDKFMTELSLEVDSLRQELKKAKIFEEKLEEKEAALEHLSVDLEAAKMAESYAHNLVEELHYRVEELSAQAEQAKRLERSASESLESVMKQLEVSTDSLHDSQSEISSLKEKVGLMEISIRRQKVDLEESERRLGLVKEESSVMTKKVESIQFEIEALKEEKIQALSNEKLAADSVQTLLEEKNKLINELENSRDEEQKTKKALESMASALHEVSAEARNAKETLLSVEVERENYETQIEHLKLALKATNEKCESILSDAKREIDILENALKQSKSDHQKLTAEWEQKELHLMNSVKKSVEDNSTMEGEINRLVNLLKMVEVEVCGVKEEEERWKGTFKEAESEIISLKDVLGQTKVESMRLKEVLMERENEIQNILQENEELRNREAASLIKAEELSKLLEEALTKKKILENGELTDSEKDYDMLPKVVEFFEQNGTGNVKKPNKNSNDEASVTDKLNEKHMEIDMSEEVDIKMWESCKIDEKDLSPEGETEHEAFEDERYSKADEFDQVNGLSSLTENLDNGGSSPSKQQNQKKKKPLFQKFGGLLKKKSPSSHK from the exons ATGTCTTCCAAATCCAA ATCTACGTTATCAGAAACTCCAAACGGTAAGGCATCACTACCTCCCACTCGGATCAGCAGGTCAACAAGCAAAGGAGTGTCTAAATCTGCTGCTGATTCGGTGTCTCCCCTACAGAGTGCTCGCCTTTCAGTTGATCGGTCTCCAAGATCTGTTACATCCAAGCCTACAATAGAACGGCGGCCTGCCAAGCCTGGTGTTGGTGGTAATCCCCCTGAT AAGACAAGTAGGGTGTTGAAGCCACCAGAACTTCAATCAGAATTAAACCTAGCTCAGGAGGATCTTAAGAAGGCCAATGAGACTTTAGGTTTACTCGAGAAAGAAAAGCAAAAGTTTCTCGATGAATTGAAAGAAGCCCATAAATTGGCCGATGAAGCGAATGGAAAGCTTAGGGAAGCTTTGTTGGCTCAAAAGCTAGCGGAAGAAAATTCTGAGATCGAAAAGTTTCGAGCAGTTGAGATGGAGCAGGCAGGTATCGAAGCGACTCAGCAGAAGGAAGATGAATGGTATAAAGAGCTTGAAGCTATTAAAAACCAGCATGCCTTGGATGTGGCTGCCCTTCTATCTGCAACTGAAGATCTTCATAAAGTGAAGAAAGAATTCGATATGGCATGTGACGCAAAAAACAAGGCACTTGGGCATGCTGAAGATGCAACAAAAATAGCAGAGATTCATGCCGATAAAGTTGAAGCTCTTTCAGCTGAGTTGGTCCACTTGAAATCTTTGCTCGATTCAAAGCTCAAAATGGAGGACAACGAGAATGATAAATTCATGACAGAATTGAGTCTGGAGGTAGATTCTCTGAGACAAGAACTCAAGAAGGCGAAAATCTTTGAGGAGAAATTGGAAGAAAAGGAGGCTGCCTTAGAGCATCTTAGTGTTGATCTGGAGGCTGCAAAAATGGCTGAATCTTACGCGCATAATTTGGTGGAGGAGTTGCACTACAGAGTTGAGGAATTATCTGCTCAGGCAGAGCAAGCAAAGAGATTGGAGAGATCTGCCTCGGAATCTCTGGAATCTGTCATGAAACAACTTGAAGTAAGCACTGATTCTCTGCATGATTCTCAGTCTGAAATCTCGTCACTTAAAGAGAAGGTGGGCTTGATGGAAATCTCTATTAGAAGGCAGAAAGTTGATCTTGAAGAATCAGAACGTCGGCTTGGACTGGTTAAAGAAGAATCTTCAGTGATGACAAAGAAGGTTGAATCTATACAATTTGAGATTGAAGCTTTAAAAGAAGAGAAAATCCAGGCCTTGAGCAATGAGAAACTCGCAGCTGATAGTGTCCAAACTCTATTGGAAGAAAAAAACAAGCTGATAAATGAGTTGGAGAATTCCAGAGACGAAGAACAGAAAACCAAGAAGGCATTGGAAAGTATGGCATCCGCTTTACATGAAGTTTCTGCAGAAGCTAGAAATGCCAAAGAAACACTGTTGTCTGTTGAAGTCGAGCGTGAAAACTATGAAACTCAGATAGAACATCTAAAGCTTGCCCTTAAAGCAACAAATGAGAAGTGTGAAAGCATTCTAAGTGATGCCAAACGAGAGATTGATATTCTCGAAAATGCTCTCAAACAATCCAAGAGTGATCACCAGAAATTAACCGCTGAGTGGGAGCAGAAGGAGCTTCATTTGATGAACAGTGTGAAGAAATCTGTAGAAGACAACTCTACAATGGAAGGTGAAATAAACAGGCTAGTTAACTTGCTAAAAATGGTAGAGGTAGAAGTTTGTGGGGTAAAGGAGGAAGAAGAGCGTTGGAAAGGTACCTTCAAGGAAGCTGAATCCGAGATAATTTCCCTGAAGGATGTCCTTGGTCAGACAAAGGTTGAGAGCATGAGATTGAAAGAGGTTTTGATGGAGAGGGAAAATGAAATACAGAATATTCTCCAGGAGAATGAGGAACTACGAAATAGAGAAGCTGCTTCACTGATAAAGGCTGAGGAGTTATCTAAGTTGCTTGAAGAAGCTTTGACCAAGAAGAAAATCTTGGAAAATGGTGAGCTGACAGATAGCGAAAAAGATTATGACATGCTTCCGAAAGTAGTGGAATTTTTTGAACAAAATGGCACAGGAAATGTGAAGAAGCCAAATAAGAATTCAAACGATGAAGCTTCTGTCACGGATAAATTGAACGAGAAACACATGGAAATTGACATGTCTGAAGAAGTCGATATTAAGATGTGGGAAAGCTGCAAGATTGATGAAAAAGACCTTTCTCCCGAGGGAGAAACAGAGCATGAAGCCTTTGAGGATGAACGGTACTCAAAAGCTGATGAGTTTGATCAGGTCAATGGTCTATCCTCTTTGACAGAAAACCTTGACAATGGCGGAAGCTCGCCGTCAAAACAGCAGAATCAAAAGAAGAAGAAGCCGTTGTTTCAAAAGTTTGGAGGTCTACTGAAGAAGAAGAGCCCTTCCAGCCACAAGTAA
- the LOC142540278 gene encoding uncharacterized protein LOC142540278 isoform X3, with the protein MRTQRTWLFQPIMMQNSNTTILSPTCRITCSRGIESHQFSVEEVICTLETSASTGRFWQDWKKLKNILSYYLKQILSEYPEAKMTMDQQFTSLGETFQVLVKRLDDAIRSFDEGPPFTLQRLCEILLSARSIYPRLTKLTLALEKNLLVASMLTIYADGCPPSTEQISNGAPTDSAENGVEHTEEDKDEIMTEVEEAEVNEDMTIDMESNEEETFKSSEAANPTRATDL; encoded by the exons ATGAGAACCCAGAGAACTTGGCTGTTTCAGCCAATCATGATGCAGAACAGCAATACAACCATTCTGTCTCCGACTTGTCGAATCACGT GTAGCAGAGGCATAGAATCCCATCAATTTTCGGTGGAAGAAGTAATATGTACATTAGAAACAAGTGCATCCACTGGGAGGTTTTG GCAAGATTGGAAAAAGTTAAAGAATATTCTATCTTACTATCTTAAACAG atccTTTCAGAATATCCAGAGGCAAAGATGACTATGGACCAACAGTTTACCTCATTAGGAGAAACCTTCCAGGTGTTGGTGAAAAGGTTGGACGATG CTATTCGAAGCTTTGATGAAGGTCCTCCTTTTACTTTGCAAAGGCTTTGTGAG ATCCTATTGTCTGCAAGAAGTATATATCCCAGGCTCACGAAGCTCACATTGGCTTTAGAAAAG aATTTGTTGGTCGCATCTATGTTGACAATCTATGCTGATGGTTGTCCGCCTTCGACCGAACAAATTTCAAATGGAGCTCCAACAGATTCGGCTGAAAATGGAGTAGAACACACTGAAGAAGACAAAGATGAAATAATGACGGAGGTAGAGGAAGCAGAGGTTAATGAAGATATGACAATAGACATGGAAAGCAATGAAGAAGAAACTTTCAAATCATCAGAAGCCGCCAATCCTACTCGAGCCACTGACTTGTAG
- the LOC142540276 gene encoding uncharacterized protein LOC142540276: MVWGALICGLILYRLVKPFFNDDDSLMDLETSNANALFSVAKRLEKLYRGSRVYVGLQIPDPDSASRQNIDLVLVTDEEAVVISVKNVSGFFSVDKDGNLVGTSGKHHKTELIPNPVAESKQLISILEEYLEQRGVALPEEYLSFKVICPNPNFCSINPDSFPPEIITRDQWTQLKPEQKKVSSGWLKGAFLGGNKKNQGSFSEKLNSVLSTAPVLDRLEFKGNKYVLGEFVEFKGKRDDIHALREIKRSKVSRLTIQKISMFGFAHSTLQLLYAPRDYHSEGPSWSSQWKELTVNSSTEVVFQPQNSTKVRKYKLSSIVSMSLSA; this comes from the exons ATGGTCTGGGGTGCGCTGATATGCGGTTTAATTCTTTACCGTTTGGTGAAGCCCTTCTTTAATGATGATGATAGTCTCATGGATCTCGAAACTTCCAACGCCAATGCCCTCTTCTCCGTTGCCAAAAG GTTGGAAAAGCTGTATCGTGGAAGTAGAGTCTACGTCGGGCTCCAAATTCCAGACCCTGATTCCGCTTCTCGTCAGAATATTGATCTTGTTCTTGTCACGGATGA AGAGGCGGTGGTGATTTCTGTGAAGAATGTATCGGGATTTTTCTCCGTAGATAAGGATGGCAATTTGGTTGGCACTTCTGGCAAACACCATAAAACTGAGCTCATTCCAAACCCT GTAGCTGAGAGCAAACAATTAATTTCCATCTTAGAGGAATATCTTGAACAAAGGGGAGTTGCTCTGCCCGAAGAATATCTAAGTTTTAAAGTCATTTGCCCAAATCCAAATTTCTG TTCCATTAATCCAGACAGTTTTCCTCCCGAGATTATTACTCGTGATCAGTGGACACAACTCAAACCCGAGCAAAAAAAAGTGAGCTCTGGATGGCTCAAAGGTGCATTTCTGGGAGGAAATAAGAAAAACCAAGGGTCGTTTAGTGAAAAGCTTAACTCGGTTCTCAGCACTGCTCCGGTTTTGGATAG GCTAGAGTTTAAGGGGAACAAATATGTTCTCGGTGAGTTTGTGGAATTCAAAGGAAAACGTGACGATATTCATGCATTAAGAGAGATCAAGAGATCTAAAGTCAGTAGACTTACTATCCAAAAGATAAGCATGTTCGGTTTTG CCCATTCGACGCTCCAACTTTTGTATGCGCCTCGTGATTATCACAGCGAAGGACCTTCTTGGTCATCTCAGTGGAAAGAATTAACTGTTAATTCAAGCACAGAAGTTGTATTCCAACCCCAGAACTCCACGAAAGTGCGGAAATACAAGTTGTCTTCAATTGTTTCCATGTCACTCAGTGCCTGA
- the LOC142540278 gene encoding uncharacterized protein LOC142540278 isoform X1, whose protein sequence is MEVAANENPENLAVSANHDAEQQYNHSVSDLSNHVRGIESHQFSVEEVICTLETSASTGRFWQDWKKLKNILSYYLKQILSEYPEAKMTMDQQFTSLGETFQVLVKRLDDAIRSFDEGPPFTLQRLCEILLSARSIYPRLTKLTLALEKNLLVASMLTIYADGCPPSTEQISNGAPTDSAENGVEHTEEDKDEIMTEVEEAEVNEDMTIDMESNEEETFKSSEAANPTRATDL, encoded by the exons ATGGAGGTGGCAGCAAATGAGAACCCAGAGAACTTGGCTGTTTCAGCCAATCATGATGCAGAACAGCAATACAACCATTCTGTCTCCGACTTGTCGAATCACGT CAGAGGCATAGAATCCCATCAATTTTCGGTGGAAGAAGTAATATGTACATTAGAAACAAGTGCATCCACTGGGAGGTTTTG GCAAGATTGGAAAAAGTTAAAGAATATTCTATCTTACTATCTTAAACAG atccTTTCAGAATATCCAGAGGCAAAGATGACTATGGACCAACAGTTTACCTCATTAGGAGAAACCTTCCAGGTGTTGGTGAAAAGGTTGGACGATG CTATTCGAAGCTTTGATGAAGGTCCTCCTTTTACTTTGCAAAGGCTTTGTGAG ATCCTATTGTCTGCAAGAAGTATATATCCCAGGCTCACGAAGCTCACATTGGCTTTAGAAAAG aATTTGTTGGTCGCATCTATGTTGACAATCTATGCTGATGGTTGTCCGCCTTCGACCGAACAAATTTCAAATGGAGCTCCAACAGATTCGGCTGAAAATGGAGTAGAACACACTGAAGAAGACAAAGATGAAATAATGACGGAGGTAGAGGAAGCAGAGGTTAATGAAGATATGACAATAGACATGGAAAGCAATGAAGAAGAAACTTTCAAATCATCAGAAGCCGCCAATCCTACTCGAGCCACTGACTTGTAG